One part of the Microbulbifer sp. THAF38 genome encodes these proteins:
- a CDS encoding GH36-type glycosyl hydrolase domain-containing protein, with protein MKLRFWKKQGASHKYKFFSRSKPGQVAPQVAATLPAGGNNSGRNNNRDNEQQRLEDIATLAKRHSNPVGAGGGYRLRSHLGKLEKHFEKIYRHLAARVESGEKSTRSEEWLLDNRHVVQEALQLVCESLPRNYLKQLPQVTAEDGSIDLRLHLLANALITDFSQPVDVQSIHLLVDHYQEDAVLTTGELWALPALLRLCLLEHLAQLAEEALGGNTGTEEELSVGIASGIISLRELRSCNWRDFVESLSRVERILHTDPADAYRRMDFETRDRYRDVIEKLARGSGASEQHVAQKLIKLSSEQEPGSRTQHVGYYLIDEGRPQLEAGLDYRPGFLQRIHWRLLHKASKVFFSGLALFSIPLLLALAIFLLWGGASIILTLLVLVVAAIPLFGMALALVNGLITHCLPPRLLAKMDFDKGISKECRTVVVMPVLFADAEDMQRILECLEINFLNNGDENLVYAVLSDFADADEQSAKGDNELLEIARASIESLNERHRANEDRSPFLLLHRERRWNSLENCWMGWERKRGKLIEFNHLLSGREDHSFTSCFGDREQLQGIRYVITLDADSQMPPDTARRLVGAMAHPLNRAVVNDDLQRVVAGYGFLQPRVETDPASSDGTIFSQIFSGDRTVDLYTHAVSDAYQDLFGEAIFTGKGIYDPEVFSQTLVGHLPENAILSHDLLEGAIGGVGLLSDAVFYEQYPPNIFAMLRRSHRWIRGDWQLLSWLGKRVPIENGEKVSNPLPPIQRWQIADNLRRSLESPSLLALFLLAWSGWLPGQSWAWTLLLLVLSSASVWQELLSMIWRSIADPSRAHLHLRGGPAVLQQRFLHWLLSLALLPVQAVNALDAIVRTLYRLRVSRRHLLQWTSAAHVNRSVRNALTTTGSWREMWVSPAIALLVTAGLIFWAPASLLPAAPFLLAWLLAPQLVHHINLPRLLEPSVLSEEDKRELRLLSRRTWLFFEHFMGPDDHWLPPDNYQEEPLAVLARRTSPTNIGLGLLSILSAYDFGYVDLSLLLARLNNSFDRMRGLERYRGHFLNWYETRELHPLNPRYVSTVDSGNLAGSLLTLASGLEALKTEPLSGRQLVLGITDTLDAMAETLQPVDSDSTHNEIREINAQIAQFRQRLQAGAEHNRWWQTIDDIYERDVPWLQERMLTLIEGDEKNFSAEDLGRLRQWLDELHRHAVAARRYQEALEPWLRLMQAPPKVCREGRDPIKEGFHALAAALNNPVSLSSMPSFCEAAKDQLQQLQKHTSSESPQPRDEVTAWCEKLYNALERARENAASYCRDITSLATRARNWVEEMDFAFLYDRDQHLFHIGYNVTDAALDANHYDLLASESRLTGFLAIAKGDVPARHWRHLERPFRHLHRRVVLMSWSATLFEYLMPRLFMETPEHSLIGRACRNAIEVHRKFTGRYELPWGIAESGYYELDSQLHYQYRAFGVPGIGFRRDLGERLVIAPYASMMALPFDAGAVMENVRQLRAEGGYGQFGLYEAIDYGRTAKPIPRRARTVRSYMSHHQGMILLSINNYLHEDIMQQRFHSDVRIAGLTPLLHERLPTARPALRPWQQPGLQRSFHAEGALQSWSALPGRPYPQYNVLSNGHHTLLLGADGAGGSYWHNIALTRWQPDPTRHQGGHWNYIRDLDSGELFSVGLAPCGGDAGHCMANFSPQGAEFQRREAELFCRLHVALSSQHDLEARRLVIKNESNRSRHLLLADYTEVVLAPERDYQRHPAFAKLFVESQYLPEEQVMLYRRRPRSSDEKPIYMAHCVLVSSGINHQLAWETDRMLFLGRGGSPARPLALQKGLAGFTGTTGPVLDPVIASAQEISIPPQSEVEVIYLTGASKSRRELLSVLRSYRSRPKARWVYDLARMQSEQELHNLRIPAADVYWMVDLLTAVLAPSGGLRAPSRVLARSHHIQRCLWSRGISGDNPILLVQVRSEQGIDFAEPILQAHTLWSGRGLAIDLVIVDEDSAGYSQQTRDRLQEMIADIRGRTLRKLNGSVVIVPGQELPESDRIGLLAAARVLLDSSAGSVATQLENSATTLQAQMQPLPPFVPVQPAGYTELPTAELQRPDNLLFDNGLGGFSADGREYILHLKSGKLEEPGERPPAPWVNVIANPDFGCLVSEGGSCCTWSGNSGEHRLTAWNNDPVRDPSGEMLYLRDEESAEVWCPTPAPRPAEASYQIHHGAGYTEYRHNSHGLEQSWRITVDRSAPVKIGRLTLKNGWNRPRRLTATYYVEWVLGLTRSNWTHLINEFVPESHTLLARNAFVPDAKPGVAFLTASLPPHGLTTDRHEFLGSAGGPQAPEALFRIGLSGRVQSGGDPCAAYQVHIDLAIGETQHIYFVMGEGIDRAQALDLAGEFRDPQRAANSQAEFEQFWEDYLGSVQVQVPDKATELMVNRWLPYQTLACRLWGRSGFYQSSGAFGFRDQLQDVQALLWTHPDWTRQHILRTASRQFQDGDVLHWWHENPLRGVRTRCSDDLLWLPFVTAQYIRTTGDYEILNEPVSYLAGAPLGKDEHERYAEFESSDESGSLYEHCCRAIERAGAVGPHGLPVIGNGDWNDGFSRISTTGRGESVWMGWFLLRVCRDMAPLCDYIGDSALAEHYRLLGENFRQQVEDSGWDGAWYRRAYYDDGTPIGSKESDECKIDLIAQTWSVLSQEEPTERAHKAMESANRHLVNELARQILLLKPPFNKTKKDPGYIKGYPPGIRENGGQYTHAATWAVWAAAGLNQSERAWHYFNLLNPVTHTNTAEGVQRYRTEPYVLAGDVYGVPPHVGRGGWTWYSGASGWLYRSALEALLGAKVLDGDHLVIEPCLPQTWHNYHLSLRFGSSRYEIAVSNCGGCPREIESLTLDGEHISSGKIPLKDDGQEHKVSLMFKTTSPAPG; from the coding sequence ATGAAATTGCGGTTTTGGAAAAAGCAGGGCGCCAGCCACAAGTACAAGTTCTTTTCACGCTCAAAACCAGGACAAGTAGCTCCCCAGGTGGCGGCTACTCTACCGGCAGGTGGCAACAATTCGGGCCGGAACAATAACCGGGACAATGAACAGCAGCGTCTTGAAGACATAGCCACGCTGGCTAAGCGGCATTCAAACCCTGTCGGGGCAGGTGGCGGCTACCGTCTTAGGTCGCATTTGGGCAAGCTGGAAAAGCACTTCGAGAAAATCTATCGGCACCTCGCCGCGCGGGTGGAATCTGGCGAAAAAAGCACGCGCAGTGAAGAATGGCTTCTGGATAACCGCCATGTAGTTCAGGAAGCCCTGCAATTGGTCTGCGAGTCTCTCCCCAGAAACTACTTGAAGCAGTTACCGCAAGTCACTGCGGAAGATGGCAGTATCGACCTGCGTTTACATCTCCTTGCCAATGCCCTGATCACCGATTTCTCCCAACCAGTGGATGTCCAATCTATTCACTTACTGGTAGACCACTACCAGGAGGATGCCGTACTCACCACGGGCGAACTTTGGGCACTGCCCGCGCTGTTGCGCCTTTGCCTGTTAGAGCACTTGGCGCAACTCGCGGAGGAGGCCCTGGGTGGAAATACCGGCACCGAGGAAGAACTCAGTGTCGGCATCGCCAGTGGCATTATTAGCCTGCGAGAATTGCGCAGTTGTAATTGGCGGGATTTTGTTGAATCCCTCAGCCGTGTAGAACGCATTCTGCACACCGACCCTGCAGACGCCTACCGCCGAATGGATTTTGAAACCCGCGACAGATACCGGGATGTGATTGAAAAGCTGGCTCGGGGCAGTGGCGCAAGCGAACAGCATGTAGCTCAAAAGCTGATAAAGCTGAGCAGTGAACAGGAGCCCGGCAGTCGGACTCAGCATGTGGGGTATTACCTGATAGACGAGGGGCGACCACAACTGGAAGCGGGGCTGGACTATCGCCCGGGCTTTCTGCAGCGAATTCATTGGCGGTTGCTGCATAAAGCCTCCAAGGTTTTCTTCTCTGGGCTGGCGCTTTTCTCTATTCCGCTACTGCTCGCCTTAGCCATATTTCTGCTCTGGGGCGGCGCTTCAATTATTTTGACCTTACTGGTACTGGTGGTTGCCGCGATACCGCTGTTCGGCATGGCCTTGGCTTTGGTCAACGGCTTAATAACTCACTGCCTGCCGCCGCGTCTGCTGGCCAAGATGGATTTCGATAAAGGTATTTCGAAAGAATGCCGCACCGTGGTGGTGATGCCGGTACTGTTTGCCGATGCGGAGGATATGCAGAGGATTCTCGAATGCCTGGAAATCAATTTCCTCAACAATGGTGACGAGAATCTGGTTTACGCCGTTCTTAGCGATTTTGCTGACGCGGATGAGCAAAGTGCCAAGGGGGACAATGAACTTCTGGAGATCGCCAGGGCCTCCATCGAATCCTTAAATGAACGCCACAGGGCCAATGAGGACAGGTCGCCTTTTCTTTTGTTACACCGCGAGCGCCGTTGGAATTCGCTAGAGAATTGCTGGATGGGCTGGGAGCGTAAACGCGGCAAACTGATCGAGTTCAACCACCTGCTTTCGGGCCGTGAGGATCACAGCTTCACCAGCTGCTTTGGCGATCGCGAACAGCTCCAGGGCATCCGCTATGTCATCACGCTAGATGCCGACAGCCAGATGCCACCAGATACCGCGCGACGCCTCGTCGGCGCCATGGCACACCCGCTCAATCGCGCGGTAGTCAACGACGACCTACAGCGGGTGGTGGCTGGTTACGGATTTTTGCAGCCCCGTGTGGAAACCGACCCTGCCAGTTCCGATGGGACTATCTTCAGCCAGATTTTCTCCGGCGATCGCACCGTAGATCTCTACACTCACGCGGTATCCGATGCCTACCAGGATCTGTTCGGTGAGGCAATATTCACAGGCAAGGGTATTTATGATCCGGAGGTTTTCTCCCAAACCCTGGTGGGCCACCTACCGGAAAACGCCATTCTCAGCCACGATCTTCTAGAAGGCGCCATCGGTGGAGTAGGGCTTTTATCGGATGCCGTATTCTACGAGCAATACCCACCCAATATTTTCGCCATGTTGCGTCGCTCACACCGTTGGATTCGTGGTGACTGGCAATTGCTTTCCTGGTTGGGCAAGCGTGTGCCGATCGAAAATGGTGAGAAAGTCAGCAACCCTCTACCGCCCATCCAGCGCTGGCAGATCGCCGATAACTTGCGTCGCAGTTTGGAATCTCCCTCTCTTTTGGCTTTATTTTTGCTGGCCTGGAGCGGCTGGCTGCCGGGCCAATCCTGGGCCTGGACCTTGCTACTTCTAGTACTGTCATCCGCCTCGGTATGGCAGGAATTGCTATCGATGATTTGGCGGAGCATAGCCGACCCCAGTCGTGCTCACCTCCATCTGCGGGGAGGCCCAGCAGTTCTGCAGCAACGCTTTTTGCACTGGCTTTTGTCTCTGGCTCTACTCCCGGTACAGGCAGTCAATGCGCTGGATGCGATAGTGCGCACTCTCTACCGGCTGCGCGTTTCCCGCCGCCATTTACTGCAGTGGACCTCGGCGGCACATGTCAATCGCTCCGTCAGAAACGCCCTTACTACTACAGGCAGCTGGCGGGAAATGTGGGTTTCCCCCGCGATTGCATTGTTGGTAACGGCAGGCCTGATTTTTTGGGCTCCCGCCAGCCTGCTGCCCGCCGCGCCGTTTTTATTGGCCTGGCTGTTGGCGCCGCAGCTGGTACACCATATCAATCTGCCACGGCTATTGGAGCCCTCAGTTCTATCCGAAGAAGATAAGCGAGAGCTGCGCTTGTTAAGCCGGAGAACTTGGTTGTTCTTCGAACATTTTATGGGCCCGGATGACCATTGGCTGCCACCCGATAATTATCAGGAAGAGCCGCTGGCCGTCTTGGCCCGGCGCACCTCTCCTACCAATATCGGGCTGGGACTGCTCTCGATTCTCAGCGCCTACGACTTTGGCTATGTTGATCTCAGTCTGCTTTTAGCGCGTCTTAACAACAGCTTCGACAGGATGCGCGGGCTGGAGCGCTATCGCGGGCACTTTCTTAACTGGTATGAAACCCGCGAACTGCACCCCCTCAACCCCCGTTATGTCTCTACCGTGGACAGCGGCAACCTGGCTGGCAGCTTGCTGACACTGGCCTCCGGTTTAGAGGCTCTAAAAACGGAACCGCTAAGCGGCCGACAACTGGTACTGGGAATCACTGATACCCTCGATGCCATGGCGGAAACCCTACAACCTGTCGACTCGGATTCCACCCATAACGAAATCCGCGAGATCAACGCACAGATAGCGCAGTTTCGCCAACGCCTGCAAGCTGGGGCGGAACATAATCGCTGGTGGCAAACCATTGATGATATCTACGAGCGGGACGTGCCCTGGCTGCAGGAGCGGATGCTGACTCTTATCGAAGGAGACGAAAAGAACTTCAGTGCCGAGGACCTAGGACGGCTGCGGCAGTGGCTCGATGAACTGCACCGCCACGCGGTAGCCGCACGGCGCTACCAGGAGGCCTTGGAACCCTGGTTGCGACTGATGCAAGCGCCACCCAAGGTTTGCCGGGAAGGTAGGGACCCAATCAAAGAAGGTTTCCACGCTCTAGCGGCCGCTTTGAATAACCCAGTTTCACTGTCGTCCATGCCGTCTTTCTGTGAGGCGGCAAAAGATCAACTGCAGCAGCTGCAAAAACACACCTCTTCCGAATCACCGCAACCGCGCGATGAAGTCACTGCTTGGTGTGAAAAACTGTATAACGCTCTGGAAAGAGCCAGGGAAAACGCGGCCAGTTATTGCCGCGATATTACCAGCTTGGCCACAAGGGCACGCAATTGGGTGGAGGAAATGGATTTCGCCTTCCTCTACGATCGCGACCAGCACCTATTTCATATCGGTTACAACGTCACCGATGCCGCCTTGGACGCCAACCATTACGACCTTCTGGCTTCGGAATCCCGCCTGACCGGTTTTCTCGCTATAGCCAAAGGCGATGTGCCGGCACGCCATTGGCGCCACCTTGAACGGCCATTCCGGCATTTACATCGCCGAGTGGTGCTGATGTCCTGGAGCGCGACGCTATTCGAATACCTAATGCCCCGGCTGTTTATGGAAACTCCGGAGCACAGCTTAATAGGGCGCGCCTGTCGCAACGCCATTGAAGTGCACCGCAAATTTACCGGCCGCTATGAATTGCCCTGGGGCATTGCCGAATCCGGTTACTACGAGCTGGATAGCCAGTTGCACTATCAATACCGGGCGTTTGGAGTCCCCGGTATCGGTTTTCGCCGCGACCTGGGTGAACGTTTGGTGATCGCGCCTTATGCCTCCATGATGGCATTGCCATTCGATGCCGGTGCGGTCATGGAGAACGTGCGTCAGCTGCGCGCGGAGGGGGGCTATGGTCAGTTTGGTCTCTATGAAGCCATCGACTATGGCCGCACCGCCAAACCGATACCGCGCCGTGCGCGCACCGTGCGCTCTTATATGAGCCACCACCAGGGCATGATTCTGCTCTCCATCAATAATTACCTGCATGAAGACATCATGCAGCAGCGCTTTCATAGCGACGTGCGGATTGCCGGCTTAACCCCGCTGCTGCATGAGCGCCTGCCCACCGCGCGACCAGCCTTAAGGCCCTGGCAGCAACCGGGGCTACAGCGCAGCTTCCACGCCGAAGGGGCCCTACAGAGCTGGTCGGCACTGCCCGGGCGCCCCTATCCGCAGTACAACGTGTTGTCCAACGGCCACCACACTCTGTTACTCGGCGCTGATGGCGCCGGTGGCAGCTACTGGCACAATATTGCCCTGACACGCTGGCAGCCGGACCCGACCCGGCACCAGGGTGGCCATTGGAACTATATCCGCGACCTGGATAGCGGCGAACTCTTCTCGGTCGGCCTGGCTCCCTGCGGTGGGGACGCCGGCCACTGTATGGCGAACTTCTCCCCGCAAGGTGCAGAGTTCCAGCGCCGTGAAGCGGAACTCTTCTGTCGTCTACACGTAGCGCTCAGCTCCCAGCATGACCTGGAAGCACGCCGGCTGGTAATCAAAAATGAGAGCAATCGCAGCCGCCATTTACTGTTGGCGGATTATACGGAGGTAGTGCTGGCACCCGAGCGCGATTACCAACGCCATCCCGCGTTTGCCAAGCTATTCGTGGAAAGCCAGTACCTGCCTGAAGAGCAGGTGATGCTCTATCGTCGGCGGCCCCGCAGCAGTGATGAAAAGCCGATCTACATGGCACACTGTGTATTGGTATCCTCCGGGATAAACCACCAGCTGGCCTGGGAAACCGACCGGATGCTATTCCTCGGGCGCGGCGGATCACCAGCCCGGCCCCTGGCTTTGCAAAAAGGTTTGGCAGGTTTTACCGGCACCACGGGGCCCGTGCTGGACCCGGTAATCGCCTCGGCCCAGGAAATATCCATTCCGCCCCAATCTGAAGTTGAAGTTATCTATCTGACCGGGGCGAGCAAGTCCCGTCGAGAATTGCTCTCGGTGCTCCGCTCCTATCGCTCTCGTCCCAAGGCACGTTGGGTATACGATTTAGCGCGAATGCAGTCGGAGCAGGAATTGCATAACCTTCGTATCCCCGCAGCTGATGTCTATTGGATGGTGGATTTGCTAACCGCGGTATTGGCGCCTTCGGGAGGTCTACGCGCACCCTCCAGAGTGTTGGCCCGCAGTCACCATATTCAACGCTGCTTGTGGAGCCGCGGCATATCCGGGGACAATCCGATACTCCTGGTGCAGGTGCGCAGTGAGCAGGGGATCGACTTCGCCGAGCCTATTTTGCAGGCGCACACCCTATGGAGTGGTCGCGGTCTGGCCATAGACCTGGTTATCGTCGATGAAGATTCCGCCGGCTATTCCCAGCAGACCCGCGACAGACTTCAGGAAATGATTGCTGATATCCGCGGCCGCACCCTGCGCAAACTGAATGGCTCGGTGGTGATAGTACCTGGCCAGGAACTGCCGGAGTCTGACCGTATTGGCCTGCTGGCCGCGGCGCGAGTACTGCTCGATTCCTCCGCGGGCTCTGTGGCCACACAGTTAGAGAACAGCGCCACAACGTTGCAGGCTCAAATGCAGCCGCTGCCGCCGTTCGTGCCGGTGCAGCCTGCAGGCTATACCGAATTGCCAACTGCAGAATTACAGCGCCCCGACAACCTTTTATTCGATAACGGCCTCGGCGGCTTCTCTGCAGATGGCCGCGAGTACATCCTGCATCTGAAGTCCGGCAAGCTGGAAGAACCGGGAGAGCGCCCCCCGGCACCCTGGGTAAATGTCATCGCCAATCCCGACTTTGGTTGCCTGGTTTCTGAGGGCGGTTCCTGTTGCACCTGGAGCGGCAATAGCGGCGAGCACCGGCTGACGGCCTGGAACAATGACCCCGTACGCGACCCCAGTGGCGAAATGCTCTACCTTCGCGACGAGGAGAGCGCCGAGGTCTGGTGTCCGACTCCGGCCCCGCGGCCCGCCGAGGCCAGCTACCAGATACATCACGGGGCGGGCTATACAGAGTACCGCCACAACAGTCACGGCCTAGAACAGTCCTGGCGTATAACTGTCGACCGATCAGCACCGGTGAAGATTGGCCGCCTGACATTGAAAAATGGCTGGAACAGGCCACGTCGGTTAACGGCTACCTACTATGTGGAATGGGTACTGGGGCTGACCCGCAGCAACTGGACACACTTGATCAATGAGTTCGTTCCGGAGAGCCATACGCTGTTGGCCCGCAACGCTTTTGTTCCAGATGCCAAGCCCGGTGTCGCCTTCCTGACTGCCAGCCTGCCACCCCACGGTTTAACCACAGACCGCCACGAATTTTTAGGCAGCGCCGGGGGCCCGCAAGCACCAGAGGCACTGTTTCGTATCGGCCTCTCTGGCAGAGTTCAGTCTGGTGGTGACCCCTGCGCCGCCTATCAGGTGCATATCGATCTGGCTATTGGTGAAACCCAGCATATTTATTTCGTGATGGGGGAGGGGATAGATCGGGCTCAGGCCCTGGACTTGGCTGGAGAATTTCGGGACCCACAAAGAGCCGCAAACTCCCAGGCTGAGTTCGAACAGTTCTGGGAGGATTATCTGGGCTCGGTGCAGGTGCAAGTGCCCGACAAAGCCACCGAACTGATGGTAAATCGCTGGCTGCCCTACCAGACGCTGGCCTGCCGCCTCTGGGGACGCAGCGGTTTCTATCAATCCAGTGGCGCCTTTGGTTTTCGGGACCAGCTGCAAGATGTACAGGCCTTGCTGTGGACCCATCCCGATTGGACCCGCCAACATATATTGCGCACGGCCTCCCGTCAGTTCCAGGACGGAGATGTATTGCACTGGTGGCACGAAAATCCTTTACGCGGTGTGCGCACCCGCTGCTCCGACGACTTGCTATGGCTACCGTTTGTCACGGCTCAGTACATTCGTACCACCGGCGACTATGAAATCCTGAATGAACCCGTCAGCTACCTTGCAGGGGCACCACTGGGGAAGGATGAACACGAGCGCTATGCCGAATTTGAAAGCAGTGACGAATCCGGGTCCCTTTACGAGCACTGCTGCCGAGCCATCGAGCGTGCCGGTGCCGTAGGGCCCCATGGATTGCCGGTAATTGGCAATGGCGACTGGAACGATGGCTTCAGCCGAATCAGTACTACTGGTCGCGGTGAAAGTGTGTGGATGGGCTGGTTTTTGCTGCGGGTTTGCCGGGATATGGCCCCACTGTGTGACTACATTGGCGACTCGGCCCTGGCAGAACACTACCGCCTGCTGGGAGAAAACTTTCGTCAGCAAGTGGAAGACAGTGGTTGGGACGGTGCCTGGTATCGGCGCGCTTACTACGATGACGGCACTCCGATTGGCTCTAAAGAGAGTGATGAGTGCAAAATTGATCTGATCGCGCAGACCTGGTCGGTGCTCTCCCAAGAAGAACCCACTGAACGCGCCCACAAGGCAATGGAGTCAGCTAACCGGCATCTGGTAAACGAGCTCGCTCGGCAGATACTTTTGCTCAAGCCACCTTTTAATAAAACCAAGAAGGACCCCGGCTATATCAAAGGCTATCCGCCAGGTATCCGCGAAAACGGTGGCCAGTACACTCACGCCGCCACATGGGCAGTTTGGGCCGCCGCCGGGCTGAATCAAAGTGAGAGGGCCTGGCATTACTTCAATCTATTAAACCCCGTCACCCACACGAATACTGCCGAAGGCGTGCAGCGCTACCGCACCGAACCTTATGTATTAGCCGGCGACGTTTACGGCGTGCCGCCCCACGTTGGACGCGGCGGTTGGACTTGGTATTCCGGCGCCTCCGGCTGGTTGTATCGCAGTGCATTGGAGGCATTGCTTGGGGCAAAAGTTCTTGATGGCGATCACTTGGTGATCGAGCCCTGTCTACCGCAAACCTGGCACAACTATCACCTGTCACTGCGCTTTGGCAGCAGCCGCTATGAGATCGCCGTAAGCAATTGCGGTGGCTGTCCGAGAGAAATAGAGTCACTGACTCTGGACGGTGAACACATCTCCTCGGGGAAAATCCCTCTTAAGGATGATGGCCAGGAGCACAAGGTATCTCTGATGTTCAAGACTACATCACCGGCTCCCGGCTAA
- a CDS encoding universal stress protein: protein MPFKHILLPLDGSSIAEEAIAHAVMLAQNSGAKIHLLHVQNSDEQGIDPVDWRLRRVELRSYLNRLAERISEQGINVAQSVVEGRPAEQIVEYCEEVDIDLIVFTAYGKGGVSRFDFGSTAQKIFSGSGRSFIIVRPGLKPPAQDNMAYRRILVSMDGSSHSEWVACQAASMMRGQEMEMILLQVIAVPEMPRKMPITREEHATREKFVECNRRAGEVYLEEMARQLENGIKVRPMLLVAQNVAECIYATAAEEDVDLIAMSAHDWQTGEHHVTGTVCHTVMSHSNLPVLIFQDLQESQLQALRAGTDACQIRHSTLPVRNEAHR from the coding sequence ATGCCGTTTAAACACATCCTACTGCCCCTTGATGGCTCCTCCATCGCCGAGGAGGCCATCGCCCACGCGGTGATGCTTGCACAAAACAGCGGCGCAAAAATTCATCTACTGCATGTGCAAAACTCTGACGAGCAAGGCATCGACCCGGTGGACTGGAGGTTGCGTAGGGTGGAATTGCGAAGCTACCTCAATCGCCTCGCTGAACGTATCTCTGAACAGGGGATCAATGTGGCCCAATCTGTGGTGGAGGGGCGTCCGGCGGAACAAATTGTCGAATACTGCGAAGAGGTGGATATCGATTTAATCGTATTCACTGCCTACGGCAAAGGAGGCGTCAGTCGTTTCGACTTCGGTAGTACCGCCCAAAAGATTTTCAGTGGCTCCGGGCGTTCATTCATCATCGTTCGGCCAGGCTTAAAACCGCCAGCCCAGGATAATATGGCCTACCGCCGCATTCTGGTATCCATGGATGGCTCCTCGCATTCAGAGTGGGTGGCCTGTCAGGCGGCTTCAATGATGCGCGGGCAAGAGATGGAAATGATCTTGCTGCAAGTGATTGCGGTGCCAGAGATGCCACGCAAAATGCCCATCACCCGAGAGGAGCATGCCACTCGAGAGAAGTTTGTCGAATGTAATCGCCGCGCTGGCGAGGTCTACCTGGAAGAGATGGCCCGCCAATTGGAAAACGGCATTAAAGTGCGACCCATGTTGTTAGTTGCGCAAAATGTCGCCGAATGTATTTATGCCACAGCCGCTGAAGAGGATGTCGATCTGATCGCCATGAGCGCACACGACTGGCAGACTGGCGAGCATCACGTAACCGGTACCGTATGCCACACGGTAATGTCCCACAGCAATCTGCCGGTATTAATCTTTCAAGACCTGCAGGAATCCCAATTACAGGCCCTGCGCGCTGGCACTGACGCCTGTCAAATTCGCCATTCCACTCTACCGGTTAGAAATGAAGCCCATCGATGA